The following proteins are encoded in a genomic region of Zea mays cultivar B73 chromosome 9, Zm-B73-REFERENCE-NAM-5.0, whole genome shotgun sequence:
- the LOC100276509 gene encoding uncharacterized protein LOC100276509 yields the protein MAYVERGVVKDKRTIWRLSIISDFFWAIVSFIRIFFDTLFSLDKTDNFKKGYGAGKKWDGGPGGGGRGPYGGGGGGGFGGGGGGGSRGPRTLSDIQSNDHSSLPACGSCCG from the exons ATGGCTTACGTCGAGAGAG GTGTTGTGAAAGACAAACGGACTATATGGCGACTGAGCATAATCTCAGACTTCTTCTGGGCCATTGTGAGCTTTATCAGAATCTTCTTTGACACACTGTTCTCA TTGGACAAAACTGACAACTTCAAGAAAGGGTATGGTGCTGGTAAGAAGTGGGATGGTGGACCTGGTGGTGGTGGGCGGGGCCCATATGGCGGTGGAGGAGGTGGAGGATTCGGCGGCGGAGGTGGAGGTGGTTCACGGGGTCCTCGCACTCTATCTGACATCCAATCCAATGACCACA GTTCTCTCCCTGCTTGTGGATCCTGCTGTGGCTAA